ttgcACCTAATTTCCTTTGTAGCctcataattatattattcataaaCCTCTGGTTGTCATTAATGTTGTCGCTTGTTATAAAGTACATTCCAAGAGATGTCTTCTGCTCGTAATTGCAAGGCTACAGGTTAACTCTTGTAGTTAGAACTGTCTGGACACTGTTCTAGATgagtcaaattttccttttcttttagttaaatCCCCTTAATCGATGATTAAAGTTGGCAGTGAAGTGGGATATTTTCATCACTCCTGCTATACTAATTTCACATAAGATTCAAGAGCTGCTACCACTGTGATATCTATTCTCCAAACAGTCTTGTTCTTTTGGAAGCACAACTGGATAAAAGATGAAGCAGAGAAAAAAGCAGTTGATTCCTTACTTCATCATTTATTTTGCTTGTTGCTGTTAAATAATCTGCTTTacgctttttcttttttgtttatttcatggTCTTAGCTCCTTTTTCTGCAAAATGCAGGTAATTCTGGAGGTCGCACCTGAAAGCCTGTATAATAATATGTTGACAAAGCTTTTGAAGAATTCATTGTTTGAGCTTTCATCCCATCCTTGTGGAAACTTTGTTGTTCAAGCATTAATTTCCCATGCAAGAACAAAAGATCAAGTACGTATTCTTTATTTGCGTTACAAGATTCTAGGTTAATGCTTATTTGTTGAAATAAGGTACTGCAATTGATGCTAGTGTTCCATCTATGAATTTCTGTTATTGGTATATATTTACTCATTGTTTTACTCCTTGACTGCTGTTTAATTCTTCAGTTTGTGGAGGTTATTCTGGTGCTAGATGTGTTGCTAAGCTCTGTTCTGACATTTGAAAAAAACCTCCCTTGATTTTGTCTATTAGATGGAGCTGATCTGGGAAGAGCTTGGGTTGAAATTTGCAGATCTTCTCAGAATGGGGAGATCAGGAGTTATTGCTTCCCTTATTGCTGCTTGTCAAAGGTTTCAAACTCATGAATATAAGGTTTAGTAGTTAGATTCATTCCTTTAATGCTTGCTGTTTAGTAATTCTGTACATGTGAGTCTGAAACAGCTGGGCAAGAACTcttaaatggaaattatatCATACTAAAACTTCCCTTTGATGTAGATGTCTTGTCCTAACCCTTGTTTacttttccctctttttttttcagtgTTGCGAGGCACTTGCTACCGCTGTTGGTTCAAAAAATGAGACTTCCAAGTTCATTGTTCCTCGGATACTGTTTCTTGACAGTTACTTCAGCTATGACGATAAGTCTAGTTGGAGCTGGCCTGGCGGTGCTAAGATGCATGTTATGGGTTCTTTGATTCTGCAGGctatttttaaattccaaaGTGTATGTTTCTTTTCTTGAATATGTTGTATCATTCTGTTTCTATCCAATTAAATTATTGGCCTCAGATATATCATGCGCTATCAGTAAGTTTCTGCCTTGCATTAACTAAACTAAAGTTGTGAGCTTCAAGCTTCTGATTAAGATGTGTGTATATGGTAATAGTACTGCAAAATTTAAgctgagttttttttattagtgTAGCAATATCTAAACAGTAAGTGCAGGAAATTATTTATATAGCTTATAGCCTGATACTCAAGCAGATTTGATCAtctttaaatgaaattttctgAAAGGTGAAATGCCGGATGATTGACTGATTAGAGGTTGTAGTTTGAATTCTTGAATTGAATggatattactcactaaaatttCTCAGTTCTAAACCAATGTCCTATATGTTGGTGTTTTTAGTTTGATCATAAATGACGAACAAGATATTCTAGTGAGAAATATGATCTGGCATTACAGAGGAGAGATGTGATACTTTAGTTATGATCAGTTCATCTGTATCTTGATTGTTTTTGGAACTTGAGAAATCTTTATGATGTTGGGGTTACTTAAAACAAAAGTGTGAATATCTGGCTTCTAACTTTAGTATGCTATCTCTTGTTTCTTGTTTACAGGAATGGATACAGCCTTATATTCTGAGTATTACATCCATGGACGCTGAGCATGTTCTTGAGGCAGCTCAAGATGCTCGAGGAGCGCGGGTTATTGAAGCATTTCTTGCTTCAGATGCTTCAACAAAGCAGAAGCGCAGATTAGTTGTGAAGTATGTCAAGCTACTGCTTTggctgttttattttttttatggaagTTCTCGGTGTTTGTTTCATTTGGTCCATTGTTTTAATGTGACATCAATGGAACTTGTCtgcaccaaaaaaaaaaaaactctggCCTCCTggccctttttttttctaaatggaatAATATTCTACTCTCCTGAGATTCCAACTGTTATTTTGTTGCATGATCAAATGTAAATGACCCCAGTGCTTCTGTTAACTATGAAGGTTACGTGGACATTTTGGGGAGCTTGCAATGAACCTATCTGGTTCTTTTACTGTTGAAAGATGCTTCAATGCTGGTAACTTGTCACTAAGGGAAGCCATAGCTTCTGAACTATTAGCTGTACGAACTGAACTCTCCAAGACCAAACAAGGCCCGCATCTGCTTAGGACATTAGATATTGACAGGTAAGTAAATTTCAGTTTGCTGGTCTGGTAATCTGAGATTAATTCTTTTGTTATGTCACAGGCTAAAATGTAATGCATGCTGAAGCTTAGACTAGTTTGGGCTCAAGTTTGAtaggaaaaacaaaataaatttcaattgtttgttcatgttttaatttgtttatttagattACTGAATTAGAGGTTTGATTCATCTGTGTCACATATTTGTTTGCTCCATGGTAAAATGTTGTCCCATCTATATGCTACATTCTTAAAGAAATGTTGCcgtttgtgttttatttttatcatacgTTTCATCATCTTTGCTCCATCATGACAGATATGCTACCAAACCTGATCAGTGGAGGTCAAAACAAGCATCAAAACAATCAGCCTATAATGAATTCTTTGTTGCCTTTGGCTCTAGCGAGTCTAAATCAAcaaaaagtaacaaactccTTTATAATGCTTCTATGGACACATCAGAGCATGAAGAATTGAACATAAAGAAAGATATAGACGGGTCTCTCATTTCCACTTCCGTGGTTGATGATACCTCTTCAgagaagaaaggaagaaagaagagaaaaagagatgTGGCCTCTGAGGATGCAGTTGGTTCTAACAGGGCAATAGAAAAGGCTGTAAAGAATTTTCTCTCATCCAGTACACCAGATAAGAAACGGCACAATGCTTCAAACCAGAGACTGAAAATTTGAACGTTTAGGATACAATGCGTTTTGCTGACGGTTTCTGATAGCCGACTTGAGCTGCATCATGTTATAGGCTAAGActgaaagttattttgtttcTGTTTACATTCTCCAAGTTGAGATAAATTTTGGGTGTGCCAAGCATTTTGGCTAGGGTAGAAAACATAAACCTTCCTGGGAAAGTGGGAACCTTTCTTGTTGTATCCTATCATTTTATACCAAATTATGGCAGTTTGGCAATAGAAATTGACAGATTACGGTACCAAaactgttttcttttcttttgggggtTTCAATACATGTTTCTCTTTAAGCTATGACTCTTATTAGTAGCCAATGCAacaagaaattatttaaatagaaaaagaattaaTGATTTAGAGATCCTGTTATCTTCTTCATTTATC
This sequence is a window from Gossypium raimondii isolate GPD5lz chromosome 5, ASM2569854v1, whole genome shotgun sequence. Protein-coding genes within it:
- the LOC105769417 gene encoding pumilio homolog 23 isoform X1; the protein is MKMGKKAKKGNSGFDDNGYKKNATSQVTDGTGKFKKSFKHHQNSDSQAPVIRKQVEPETAKYFSEIANLFESQGVDVEERSVICGNALEEARGKEFELATDYIISNTLQTLLDGCNLDNLCSFLRGCANIIPAIAMDRSGSHVAETAFKSLARHVQDTEAYTIIEETLKMICKVIVVNPLDLMCNCYGSHVLRSLLCLCKGVPLDSPEFHGAKGSKVLAERLNLKVSHLDGNDSQHLQQGFPSLLKFLVSGMMNCTKEDMKTLQVDQYSSLVLQASLKLLGGNDQELLHIIPVLLGCNKENLAEGKFIDMIIAGETVESMKEPAFSHLMEVILEVAPESLYNNMLTKLLKNSLFELSSHPCGNFVVQALISHARTKDQMELIWEELGLKFADLLRMGRSGVIASLIAACQRFQTHEYKCCEALATAVGSKNETSKFIVPRILFLDSYFSYDDKSSWSWPGGAKMHVMGSLILQAIFKFQSEWIQPYILSITSMDAEHVLEAAQDARGARVIEAFLASDASTKQKRRLVVKLRGHFGELAMNLSGSFTVERCFNAGNLSLREAIASELLAVRTELSKTKQGPHLLRTLDIDRYATKPDQWRSKQASKQSAYNEFFVAFGSSESKSTKSNKLLYNASMDTSEHEELNIKKDIDGSLISTSVVDDTSSEKKGRKKRKRDVASEDAVGSNRAIEKAVKNFLSSSTPDKKRHNASNQRLKI
- the LOC105769417 gene encoding pumilio homolog 23 isoform X2, encoding MDRSGSHVAETAFKSLARHVQDTEAYTIIEETLKMICKVIVVNPLDLMCNCYGSHVLRSLLCLCKGVPLDSPEFHGAKGSKVLAERLNLKVSHLDGNDSQHLQQGFPSLLKFLVSGMMNCTKEDMKTLQVDQYSSLVLQASLKLLGGNDQELLHIIPVLLGCNKENLAEGKFIDMIIAGETVESMKEPAFSHLMEVILEVAPESLYNNMLTKLLKNSLFELSSHPCGNFVVQALISHARTKDQMELIWEELGLKFADLLRMGRSGVIASLIAACQRFQTHEYKCCEALATAVGSKNETSKFIVPRILFLDSYFSYDDKSSWSWPGGAKMHVMGSLILQAIFKFQSEWIQPYILSITSMDAEHVLEAAQDARGARVIEAFLASDASTKQKRRLVVKLRGHFGELAMNLSGSFTVERCFNAGNLSLREAIASELLAVRTELSKTKQGPHLLRTLDIDRYATKPDQWRSKQASKQSAYNEFFVAFGSSESKSTKSNKLLYNASMDTSEHEELNIKKDIDGSLISTSVVDDTSSEKKGRKKRKRDVASEDAVGSNRAIEKAVKNFLSSSTPDKKRHNASNQRLKI